The genomic interval TCTTCAAACAAACGCCCCTTGCTTTCATGAGGCAAAACAGCATAGCGGGCGCGCGGCTGCGCACCAAATCCGATCGCTGACACCATTATTCTTCCATTCCAAGTTCAAGAATTTTAACACGCACCGCCAAAATGGTTGACTTGCGCTCTTTCGATCTTAACTATCATGAGAAAGAGTAGGCTTTGTGAAGCCCCATTTATAGGTGTAATTCTCCATTTTTCAGGCAAAACCGGCCTGTATCAAGCACTTCTGGCCAGAATAGAGGCCTTAGTAGAAGCGCGGATGGGAAATGAGACAGGAATATCCAAATGTCAAACCCGATCACAGTGACAGATAGTGCCATCAAACGAATCGCAACCATCCTTTCCAAGGAAAAGAATGGTTCCATGCTGCGCATCTCCGTGAGTGGTGGTGGCTGCTCCGGTTTCCAGTATAATTATGACATTGTGACGAGCAGCGAGGACGATGATCTGGTCATCAACAAGGATGGAGCAACGATCCTTTTCGATCCGCTCTCTTTGCAATATATGGAAGGGGCTGAAGTTGATTTCGTCAGCGACCTGATGGGCCAGTCCTTCCAGATCCACAACCCGATCGCCAGCGCATCTTGCGGCTGCGGTACGAGCTTCTCGATCTGACCGGCTGCCCACACGCCGCGGGCATGACAACTCACACTTGACCATAAATGCCCATCAGCAAAGAGGCCACCCATGCGCATCGCCACCTGGAACATCAACGGCATCAAGGCTCGTCATCCCAACCTGCTAAGGTGGCTGGAAGAAGAAGAGCCGGACATTGCCTGCCTGCAGGAAATCAAGTCCGTCGATGAAGCCTTTCCGCGCGCGGACATCGAAGCGCTGGGCTATAACGTGGAAACCCAAGGCCAGAAAAGCTTCAATGGTGTGGCGCTTCTATCCCGTATGCCCTTTGAAGAGGTCAATCGCGGCCTGCCCGGCGACGATGAAGACGAGCAGGCCCGTTTTATCGAGGGCATTTTCTCAACCGACAAGGGGCCACTGCGCGTCGTGAGCCTCTATCTGCCGAACGGCAATCCGGTTGAGACAGAGAAATATCCCTACAAGCTGAACTGGATGCGCAGGCTCATCGCCTGGTCAAAAGAACGCCTCACACTTGAGGAAGCTTTTGTTCTTTCTGGCGACTATAATGTCATCCCGACGGCAGATGATGTGCATGATCATGATGCCTGGTGGGGCGACGCCCTATATCGCACCGAAACGCTTGAGCTGTTCAGGGAGTTAAAAGCCCTCGGCCTTACCGAAGCCTTCCGCGCCTGTAATGGCACGCCACACCAATATTCCTTCTGGGATTATCAGGCAGGCGCCTGGCCGCGCAATCATGGCATTCGCATCGACCATCATCTGCTCTCGCCAGAGGCGGCAGACATGCTCAAGGCGTGCGAAATCCAGAAAGATACCCGAGATTGGGAAAAACCATCGGATCATGTGCCGGTCATGATGACGCTGAATTGTTCCCAGTCATAGGCGTTGCAAAAGAAGAAAGACCAAAGCGGCGGACAATCAGTTTCCGCCGCTATCCAGCCATTCATTGGCCAAAGACACGGCCTTTTTCCGCGTTGAATCATCAGCCAGTGCAAAAGCGGCTTCCTGACGATCCAGCACTTCCGGGTTCGTTGAATCCAGTATCCGAGCAATCGTCAGCCACTTGAGCCCGTTTACCGGCTGCTGCGGCAGAATGCTGCCATCAAGAAGTTGCTCACCCAATTCAAGTTGAGCCTCAATATGTCCCTTGCGGGCAGCCTTGCTCAGCCAGCGTGCAGCCATTTTGGGCTCGATCTTACCGTCAGACTTATCCAGATAAGACATCGCCAGATGATATTGCGCATCCGGATCGCGGAAATAGGACGCTGCATATTGCAGAAAATCACGCGCCTTTCCCGGATTGGGTGCCAGTTTGCCCTTGATGCCGGTGCGCACAAATGCACTCAGCTTCACAATGGCGTTTGAAACATAGCGCGCTTCAACAGAGCCCGGCTGCGCATCCCCGTAGCGCCGCACAATGCCATTGAACAGATCGAAGGCCTGACTGGGATCCTTGACGACCCCATCCCCTTCTTCATACATCCGCCCCAGCTTCCACTGTGACGCCATATGGCCATTGTGCGCTGCATAGGTCAAAGCCTGCACAGCGGTGGACTTGTTGCCAAATTTGTAGGCTTGCGCGCCGAAGCGAAACGCTTCATCGGGACTGGCTTGCCCTTCTTCGATCGTTCGGGGATCGAAAGCATGGGCAGGCAAACTCCCCACGGCTCCAAACAAACCGATAAGGGTCAAAGTCTGCAATAGATTTACCGCAAAACTTGCTTGACGCTTCATGACATACCACTTGCCTGCTCAGCACAAAGACCCTTAAGTCTCATCGCCTCACAGACCCAGTCTCCTGTTTACCCGGCCGCATCGCTCCCAATCGCCGAGCACTGTTTTAATATCGCTCTTCCCTGAGTGACTTGATTTAATGAGGTTTCTTGGAACCTATCAAAACCTCAAAAATGTCACTTCTGTGACGGGTTTTCATTAACTTTTATATCTGCCCCGTTCAAGTATCTCCAAGCTGACTCCATAATGTGGCTGAACACGGGCATAAGGCGTTAAGCGTTATGGTTAACGAAACCTTTTTCATGCTGACGTGTCTTTTCTGCAACGCCCTTGGTCCCGAATTCCTGCGCAATCCAGAGGAATAAGTAATTTTAACCATGTTCCAATTTTCTACACAGTCGGCTCATTTGAGGTTAATCTAATTGGCATAGTTTGAAACAAAGCCAACCAAGGGAGGGAAGAATGCCTAAACCAGCCATAAAAGCCAAGGATGCCTCTCTCGACGAGACAGACAACAAAACTGAAGATCTGGCAAAACTGGAAGAAGTGCTTGCACAAAGCCAGCCGGATGAACGTTTAGCCACAGCAGCATCAACAGCGCCATCATCCCCCGACTCCCCGCAACAAGAACAAAAGCCGCGCCCTTCCCTTTATGAAATGCGCCACGATCCGAGTGAAATTCGCCGTGTCTTCGAGCATGGCGTCTATCCCTACAAGACCAAGATGAAACGCCAGGCCTACGAAAAACAGAAGAGCCTCTTGCAAGTAGAGCTCCTCAAGGCACAGAAATGGGTCGAAGAATCCGGCGAAAAAATTGTTCTTCTTTTTGAAGGACGAGATGCCGCAGGCAAGGGCGGCACCATCAAGCGGTTCATGGAACATCTCAATCCACGCACAGTGAGCGTCGTGGCGCTCAACAAACCAACAGATAGAGAACGAACCCAATGGTATTTTCAGCGCTATGTGGAGCATCTGCCCGCTGCTGGCGAAATGGTCCTGTTTGACCGCTCTTGGTATAACCGCGCAGGCGTTGAGCGCGTCATGGGTTTCTGCTCACCGAGCGAATATCTCGAATTCATGCGCCAGACGCCGGAATTCGAACGCATGATCCGCCGCTCGGGTATCCGTTTATTCAAATACTGGTTCTCGGTAACGCAGGACGAACAGCGCCGCAGATTTGCATCACGAGAGACCGACCCGCTCAAACAGTGGAAGCTCTCACCGGTTGACAAAGCGTCTCTGGACAAATGGGATCAGTATACTGAAGCCAAGGAAGCCATGTTCTTCTATACCGATACGGCAGACGCTCCCTGGACAATCATCAAGTCCAATGACAAGAAACGCGCACGCCTCAACTGTATGCAGCATTTTCTGGCGTCTCTGCCCTACCCCAACAAGGATCGCCACATCGTCCACGGCCCTGACCCACTGATTGTGGGCAGCTCGGGGCAAGTGATCGGCAACGACGATCATATTCTGGGCAAAAGCCTCAGCCCCACAGACTGAGTTCTGCTGGCACTCACATGCCAAGCTGATGGCTGACACCGAACACACAAAGGGCCGCATCATGCGGCCTTTTTCATATTCACCCGATACTCTAGGCAGCTGATCCGTAGATTAGATCGGCGCGCTGCTCAAAGGCGGACGTGAATTTCTTGAATGCCTTGTCAAACATCGTTCCCATCAAACCAGAGAGCATCCGGCTGCGGAATTCATAATCGATGTAAAACACCACATGACAGGCCCCGGGCTCTCCTTCGATGGGCTCGAAGGTCCAACGGTTTTCCATATGCTTGAAAGGCCCGTCCAGATATTCGGCAACAATCTGGTTCTGATCCGGCAGAAGTGTCACCTTTGAGGTAAAACTCTCGCTGATCATCTTGTAGGCCACAACCATGTCCGCTACAAGAATCGCTCCTTGGGGCGTTTCCTTGCGACCCCGAATATGGAGCGATTTGCAAAGCGGCACAAACTCGGGATAACGCTCGACATCGGCCACCAGCTTGAACATCGCTTCGGCAGAATGCTTCACTTTATGACGGGTCTGGAATTTAGGCATATGGGCAAGGATCTCCAATCACTGACCAAGCTTGGTGCGACGAGCAGCTTTCAGCTTTTCGAAATCTTCCCCCGCATGATGGGAAGACCGCGTGAGTGGATTGGCCGAAACCATCAGGAAGCCTTTAGTGTAGGCAATGGTCTCATAACCCTTGAATTCCTGCGGCGTGACGAATTTGATCACCGGATGATGCTTCTTGCTCGGCTGCAAATACTGCCCGATGGTCAGGAAGTCCACATCAGCAACGCGCAGGTCATCCATCAACTGGAGCACTTCGTTACGCTCTTCGCCCAGGCCAACCATAATGCCCGATTTGGTAAACATGGTCGGGTCCAGTTCCTTAACACGCTGAAGCAGGCGAATGGAATGGAAGTAGCGTGCACCCGGACGCACCTTGAGATAATTGGATGGAACCGTTTCCAGATTGTGGTTGAACACATCAGGCTTCGCCGCCACAACGGTTTCCAGCGCACCTTCCTTACGCAGGAAGTCGGGCGTCAGAACCTCGATGGTCGTTTCCGGTGAAGCATCGCGGATAGCGAGGATCACGTCAGCAAAATGCTGTGCGCCCCCATCTTCCAGATCGTCACGGTCAACAGAGGTGATCACCACATGCTTGAGGCCCATCTGAGCCACCGCACGACCGGTATTTTCCGGCTCGTTGGGATCAAGAGCATTGGGCATGCCGGTAGAAACATTGCAGAACGCGCAG from uncultured Cohaesibacter sp. carries:
- the erpA gene encoding iron-sulfur cluster insertion protein ErpA yields the protein MSNPITVTDSAIKRIATILSKEKNGSMLRISVSGGGCSGFQYNYDIVTSSEDDDLVINKDGATILFDPLSLQYMEGAEVDFVSDLMGQSFQIHNPIASASCGCGTSFSI
- the xth gene encoding exodeoxyribonuclease III, which codes for MRIATWNINGIKARHPNLLRWLEEEEPDIACLQEIKSVDEAFPRADIEALGYNVETQGQKSFNGVALLSRMPFEEVNRGLPGDDEDEQARFIEGIFSTDKGPLRVVSLYLPNGNPVETEKYPYKLNWMRRLIAWSKERLTLEEAFVLSGDYNVIPTADDVHDHDAWWGDALYRTETLELFRELKALGLTEAFRACNGTPHQYSFWDYQAGAWPRNHGIRIDHHLLSPEAADMLKACEIQKDTRDWEKPSDHVPVMMTLNCSQS
- a CDS encoding tetratricopeptide repeat protein, whose product is MKRQASFAVNLLQTLTLIGLFGAVGSLPAHAFDPRTIEEGQASPDEAFRFGAQAYKFGNKSTAVQALTYAAHNGHMASQWKLGRMYEEGDGVVKDPSQAFDLFNGIVRRYGDAQPGSVEARYVSNAIVKLSAFVRTGIKGKLAPNPGKARDFLQYAASYFRDPDAQYHLAMSYLDKSDGKIEPKMAARWLSKAARKGHIEAQLELGEQLLDGSILPQQPVNGLKWLTIARILDSTNPEVLDRQEAAFALADDSTRKKAVSLANEWLDSGGN
- the ppk2 gene encoding polyphosphate kinase 2, with the translated sequence MPKPAIKAKDASLDETDNKTEDLAKLEEVLAQSQPDERLATAASTAPSSPDSPQQEQKPRPSLYEMRHDPSEIRRVFEHGVYPYKTKMKRQAYEKQKSLLQVELLKAQKWVEESGEKIVLLFEGRDAAGKGGTIKRFMEHLNPRTVSVVALNKPTDRERTQWYFQRYVEHLPAAGEMVLFDRSWYNRAGVERVMGFCSPSEYLEFMRQTPEFERMIRRSGIRLFKYWFSVTQDEQRRRFASRETDPLKQWKLSPVDKASLDKWDQYTEAKEAMFFYTDTADAPWTIIKSNDKKRARLNCMQHFLASLPYPNKDRHIVHGPDPLIVGSSGQVIGNDDHILGKSLSPTD
- a CDS encoding SRPBCC family protein, yielding MPKFQTRHKVKHSAEAMFKLVADVERYPEFVPLCKSLHIRGRKETPQGAILVADMVVAYKMISESFTSKVTLLPDQNQIVAEYLDGPFKHMENRWTFEPIEGEPGACHVVFYIDYEFRSRMLSGLMGTMFDKAFKKFTSAFEQRADLIYGSAA
- the lipA gene encoding lipoyl synthase — its product is MVTIIDTVSNKADTVSKVAVRPRHPEKAHRPDNPIQRKPDWIRVKAPGSKAYKETLDIVRGNKLVTVCEEAGCPNMGECWSHKHASFMIMGEICTRACAFCNVSTGMPNALDPNEPENTGRAVAQMGLKHVVITSVDRDDLEDGGAQHFADVILAIRDASPETTIEVLTPDFLRKEGALETVVAAKPDVFNHNLETVPSNYLKVRPGARYFHSIRLLQRVKELDPTMFTKSGIMVGLGEERNEVLQLMDDLRVADVDFLTIGQYLQPSKKHHPVIKFVTPQEFKGYETIAYTKGFLMVSANPLTRSSHHAGEDFEKLKAARRTKLGQ